CAGCGGTCCGGGACCTTCGGCCCGTGTTGGCGGGGGCCGGGGGAGGGTAGAAAGAAGGGATGATTCGCGTGTTCCTGCTCGACGACCACGAGGTCGTTCGTCGTGGCCTCGCCGACCTGCTCACCGCCAGCGGTGACATCGAGGTGGTCGGCGAGTCCGGCCTGGCCCAGGAGGCGGCGCGGCGCATCCCGGCGCTGCGCCCTGACGTGGCGATCCTCGACGCGCGACTGCCCGACGGCAACGGCATCGACGTGTGCCGTGACGTCCGGGCCGTGGACTCGTCGATCAAGGGGCTGATCCTCACCTCGTACGAGGACGACGAGGCACTCTTCGCGGCGATCATGGCCGGCGCGGCCGGGTACGTGCTCAAGCAGATCCGCGGCACCGACCTGGTCGACGCGGTCCGGCGGGTGGCCGCGGGGCAGTCGCTGCTCGACCCGGCGATCACCACGCGGGTGCTGGAGCGGATCCGCAGCGGCGTCGAGCAGCCGCGCGAGCTGCAGTCGCTGACTGATCAGGAGCGGCGGATCCTGGAGTACGTGGCCGAGGGCCTCACCAACCGTGAGATCGCCAGCAAGATGTTCCTCGCCGAAAAGACCGTGAAGAACTATGTCTCCAGCGTGCTGGCCAAGCTCGGCCTGGAGCGCCGCACCCAGGCTGCTGTACTCGCCACCCGCCTGCTCGGCAAGACCCACTGACCGGCCCGGGGTCCCCGGGGCCCACTGCTTCCAGTGACCCGGCAACCACTGCGTGTCAGCGCCTCGGCGCTCGGGGCTGAGTCCACCTCCGCGGGCTGAGTCCACCTCCGCGCTGACCCGGCACAGCCGCGCCGCCACCGGGTGTGCGTCCCACGCCTCCGACTTCTCGTAGCGGGGCGACCGGTGCGTGGTTCTGGTTTGGGGTGCAATGGTTTTGGGCGGGGTGCAGGGTTCTCGGGCTGGCCGGTATGTCGGTGAGGCATATTTATGCCTGCCAGGAATACCGTTCGCGGGCGGACCGTGCCTCGGCGCGGGGCGCGGCGTCAGCTCCTCAACGGCACACACCAGTGTAGGCGGGTGCCGTGCGGGGCGACCGGCTGCACCTCGAAGGTGCCGCCGTGGCGTTCGGCGCGTTCACGCAGGTTGACCAGACCACTCCGGGCGGCGGCCGGGTCGCAGCCCACCCCGTTGTCGGTAACAGTCGCCGTGACCTGACCGGCGTCGACGCGGACGGCCACCGCGACTCGGTGGGCCCGCGCGTGGCGTACCGCGTTGGACAGCGCCTCCCGCAGCACCGCCGTCAGATCGGAGCGGACCTCGTCCGGGACGGCGCTGTCGATCGGGCCGGCCAACTCCAGCGCGGGCCGGAAGCCGAGCGACTCGGTCACCACCTCCACCGCCTCCCGGATCTCGGTGCGCAGCGCCGCGCTCATCGGCGTGCGCAGCTCGAAGATGGTGCGTCGGATGTCCTTGATCGTGGCATCCAGGTCATCGACCGCGGCGTTGATCCGCTTCCCGACCTCCGAGCGCGCGGTCAGCGGCACCGTGCTCTGCAACTGCAGGCCGGTGGCGAACAACCGCTGGATCACCACGTCGTGTAGGTCGCGGGCGATGCGTTCGCGATCCTCCAGGACCACCAGCAGCTCGCGCTCCTCCTGGCCGCGGGCCCGCTCCATGGCCAGCGCGGCCTGCCCGGCGAAACTGCCCAACAACGCCAGGTCGTCCTCGCTGGTGCCGACGTGGTCGGCGTGGTGCGCCACCACCAGCACACCGTGCAGGGTTTCGGCGGTGGCCAGCGGGGACACCACGGCCGGCCCGGTATGCAGCAGCGCCGGCCAGGGGGCGGCGTGCGCCAGGTCGGCCACCCGGTCCTGCCGGCCCTCGGTGACAACGGTCGCGAAGCTCGTCGCCGCGGCGGGTAGGACCGTGCCGACCAGTGCGTCGGCCTGCTCACCTGCCCCGTCGACCACCTCGACGGTGAACTGGTCGGCGTCGTGGTCGTACAGCAGCACCAGCGCCAGCGCGGCCTCCGCGACCTCCCGGGCGCGCCGCGCCACCAGCGTCAGCGCGTCGGTACGGTGGACCTCGCCGAGCAGCAGTGTGGTGATCTCCGCGGTGGCGGCGAGCCACCGTTCCCGTCGGTGCGCCAGCGCGTAGAGGCGCGCGTTCTCGATTGCGACGCCGGCCGCCGCGGCGAGCGCCACCACGATCTCCTCGTCATCCTCGCTGAACTCGGTGGCTCCCCGCTTCTCGGCGAGGTACAGGTTGCCGAAGACCTGGTCGCGGATCCGCACCGGCACGCCGAGGAAGCTGTGCATCGGCGGGTGGTGCGGCGGGAAGCCGTACGACTTCGGGTGCTGGGTGATGTCCGGCATCCGCACCGGACGTGGATCGTCGATGAGGAGGCCGAGCGCGCCGCGGCCGTGCGGCAGGTCGCCGATCCTCGTGTGCGTCTCGGCGTCGACGCCGTGGGTGACGAAGTCGTGCAACGTCCGGTCGCGACCGATCACCCCCAGCGCGCCGTACCGGGCGTCGGCCAACTCGCAGGCCGACTCCACGATTCGTTGCAGCGTGCTGCGCAGGTCGAGGTCGGTGCCGATACCGACCACCGCGTCGAGCAGCGCACGCAGTCGTTCCCGGCTGGTGACCACCTCGCCGACCCGGTCCAGCATCTCGTGGAGCAACTCGTCGAGGCGCACCCGGGACAGCGGGGTCAACCCGAGTGAAGGGGGCGTCTGCGGTTCGTGTCGGGGGATGGGTGCGGTGCTGGCCACCGGCCGATGTTATCCGGCGGGTCTGGGACGGCCCCGGCGGCCGCGGCTGCCGTCCGGCCTGGCACCCCACGGAGCGGGTCCACCCCCGTCAGGCGCCGTGGACGGCCGAGGTGTCGACCACCTGCGCGACGTCCAGGCGGGGGGTGTGCGGTGGGCCGGCGTGTGCCGGGTCCGCGATCCCCAGACGCAGGACGAGGTACGGGTGCCCCATGCCAGCCAGCAGCCCGCGCAGCGTCTGGCGGGTACCGGGGACCTCCACCACACCGCTCAACGGCACCACCGACACCCCGAGCCGGGTCGCGGTGAGCCAGCCCGCCGACAGCGCCTCGCCGGCGCGCACCCAGTCGATCGGCTCGTCCTCGTCGCCGTAGAGCATCGCGTACCCGGCGGCGCGGTCGTGACCGGGGCCGACCGGTAGGGTCCCGGGGCGGCCGAAGTCGCGGGCCGGCACGGTCGTCTGCGGCGCCGACTCCGGCAGCACCGCCGGCGGTAGGCCGGCGGCGCCGGACCGGCTCGTCCAGTACGCCAGCTCCTCGCTCAGCTGCGGATCCTCCGCTGCCACGGCGGCGGCGTGCGAGGCCGCAGCCGCCAGCTCCAGCACCTGGTCATGATCGAGTAGCTGGAGCTGGGCACCCTCTTCGACGACCGCCTTGGTGATCTCGTCGATCGCGGCGGTCGGGACGGGTTCCTCGCTGACCGGCCGCCGGTCGGTGTGGCGGACCCGCATGCACTGCACCAGGTGCATCGCGCCCGGATCCGCCCCGATGTGGGTCGGCTCGGTGAGACGCGCCACTAGGTCCGGCTCGGCGGGCTCGGGCATCCGCTCGACAACCGTCCGCCAGCCCTCGGCGGCCAGCGCCACCCGGGCGTGGTGCAGCGCCGCTCCGCAGCTCAGGGCGAGCAGCCGACCCTCCGGGTCGGTGGCCGCGAGTTGCCGGTCCCGGACGACGCGTAGCTCCAGCGTGTCCGGCAGCACCCGCCAGCGCCACGGCTGCGTGTTGTGCACCGAGGGGGCATCACCGGCGGTCGCGGCGGCCTCCGCGAGCGCGGTGGTCAGCGGTCGGTTCGTCGCCGGCGTCTCCTGGCCCATCCTCACGACCTTTCCGTCTCGTGCCCATCGTGCCCCATGCCGACGGTGACCCGGGCTGGGTTGCCGCTCCATCCTGCGACATCACCGGTACCGTCGCACGGAGCGCAGGTCCCGACCGGGGCGGGTCCTTCGTCCCGCCCGATTCCCGGATGCGGACCACCCGGCCCGGGCGCGCTGAGACGATCCGCAGGTGGGGGCGGAGCCGCGGGAGTGCGCACCGGAGCAGCCGGCGCGTCCCGGGCGTGGGCGCCGCTTGCTGCTGTGGGCGCCGCTGACCGGCCTCACCGCGCTGGTGCTCGTCGGGGCCGCGCTGCGGCTCGCCGGCCGGCCCGGCGCCGGCGACCTGCTCTGGGTGGCCGCCACGGTGGCCGCTCTGGTGCCGGCGGTCGTGGCGATGCTGCGTGACCTGCGCCACCGGCGGTACGGCGTGGACGTCATCGCGGTCCTCGCGCTGGCCGGCTCCCTCGCCGTCGGCGAGTACCTCGCCGGGGCGGTGATCGCGGTGATGGTGGCGACCGGACGGGCGCTGGAGACGTACGCCCAGGGCAGGGCGACCCGCGACCTACGTGCGCTGCTCGCCCGCGCTCCGCGTACCGCGCGCCGGCGGGCTCGGGACGGGACCATCGAAATGGTTCCGATGGACCGGGTGGCGGTGGGGGACGAGCTGCTGGTCGGCCCCGGTGACGTGGTGCCGGTCGACGGTCGGCTCGACGACCCGGCCACGCTCGACGAGTCGGTGGTGACCGGCGAGTCGCGCCTGGTCCAGCGTGCGGCGGGCGAACCGGTCGCGAGCGGCGTGGTCAACGCCGGTGCCGCCGTGGGGATACACGCGACGCGGGACGCGGCGGCCAGCACGTACGCCGGGATCGTCCGGCTGGCGCGGGAGGCCACCGCCCGCAAGGCGCCGACGGTGCGGTTGGCGGACCGGTACGCCGTCGCGTTCGTCCCGTTCACCCTCGGGCTCGCCGGCCTGGGTTGGCTGCTCTCTGGCGACGTCGTCCGGGCGGTGGCCGTGCTGGTGGTCGCCACGCCCTGCCCGCTGCTGCTGGCCACCCCGATCGCGATCGTCTCCGGACTGTCCCGGACCGCCCGGCGCGGCGTGTTGGTCCGCGACGGCGGTTCCCTCGAAATGCTGGGCCGCGCCGCCACGCTGCTGCTGGACAAGACCGGCACGCTCACCGTGGGTCGGCCCCGCGCCGCCGAGACGCTCACCGCGCCCGGAGTCGACGGGAAGGAGGTGCTCCGGCTCGCCGCATCGGTGGAGCAGCTCTCGCCGCACGTGCTCGCCCGGGCCCTGGTGGAGCAGGCCCGGGAGCGTGGGCTGGCGCTCGCCGAACCGGTGGACGTCACCGAGGAGCCAGGTCGGGGGGTGCGGGGTCGGGTCGACGGACGGGAGGTCCGGGTCGGTCAGCTCGACGGCCCGTTGCCCGGTTGGGCGGAGACCGCGCGGTCCCGCGCCGAGCGGACCGGCAGGTCGGTGGTCTGGGTCGGCGGTGAGGCCGGACCGCTCGCCGCGATCCTGCTGGAGGATCCGGTACGCCCGGACGCTCCGACGACCGTGCGTCGGCTGCGGGCGGCGGGACTGCGCCGGATCGTCATGGTCACCGGCGACCGTCCCGAGACCGCCCGCCACGTCGCGCGGG
The sequence above is a segment of the Micromonospora sp. WMMA1363 genome. Coding sequences within it:
- a CDS encoding heavy metal translocating P-type ATPase, with product MGAEPRECAPEQPARPGRGRRLLLWAPLTGLTALVLVGAALRLAGRPGAGDLLWVAATVAALVPAVVAMLRDLRHRRYGVDVIAVLALAGSLAVGEYLAGAVIAVMVATGRALETYAQGRATRDLRALLARAPRTARRRARDGTIEMVPMDRVAVGDELLVGPGDVVPVDGRLDDPATLDESVVTGESRLVQRAAGEPVASGVVNAGAAVGIHATRDAAASTYAGIVRLAREATARKAPTVRLADRYAVAFVPFTLGLAGLGWLLSGDVVRAVAVLVVATPCPLLLATPIAIVSGLSRTARRGVLVRDGGSLEMLGRAATLLLDKTGTLTVGRPRAAETLTAPGVDGKEVLRLAASVEQLSPHVLARALVEQARERGLALAEPVDVTEEPGRGVRGRVDGREVRVGQLDGPLPGWAETARSRAERTGRSVVWVGGEAGPLAAILLEDPVRPDAPTTVRRLRAAGLRRIVMVTGDRPETARHVARAVGVDDVLARCSPAEKVARVRAEADRAVTVMVGDGVNDAPALATAHVGVAMGATGATASADVADAVLTVDRLDRLADAVEIARYARRIAVQSALVGMGLAVLAMAVAALGRLPPIAGAFLQEGIDVLVILNALRALVGPGPGDARDNGDRG
- a CDS encoding response regulator transcription factor; the encoded protein is MIRVFLLDDHEVVRRGLADLLTASGDIEVVGESGLAQEAARRIPALRPDVAILDARLPDGNGIDVCRDVRAVDSSIKGLILTSYEDDEALFAAIMAGAAGYVLKQIRGTDLVDAVRRVAAGQSLLDPAITTRVLERIRSGVEQPRELQSLTDQERRILEYVAEGLTNREIASKMFLAEKTVKNYVSSVLAKLGLERRTQAAVLATRLLGKTH
- a CDS encoding GAF domain-containing protein, which translates into the protein MLDRVGEVVTSRERLRALLDAVVGIGTDLDLRSTLQRIVESACELADARYGALGVIGRDRTLHDFVTHGVDAETHTRIGDLPHGRGALGLLIDDPRPVRMPDITQHPKSYGFPPHHPPMHSFLGVPVRIRDQVFGNLYLAEKRGATEFSEDDEEIVVALAAAAGVAIENARLYALAHRRERWLAATAEITTLLLGEVHRTDALTLVARRAREVAEAALALVLLYDHDADQFTVEVVDGAGEQADALVGTVLPAAATSFATVVTEGRQDRVADLAHAAPWPALLHTGPAVVSPLATAETLHGVLVVAHHADHVGTSEDDLALLGSFAGQAALAMERARGQEERELLVVLEDRERIARDLHDVVIQRLFATGLQLQSTVPLTARSEVGKRINAAVDDLDATIKDIRRTIFELRTPMSAALRTEIREAVEVVTESLGFRPALELAGPIDSAVPDEVRSDLTAVLREALSNAVRHARAHRVAVAVRVDAGQVTATVTDNGVGCDPAAARSGLVNLRERAERHGGTFEVQPVAPHGTRLHWCVPLRS
- a CDS encoding nitroreductase — translated: MERQPSPGHRRHGARWARDGKVVRMGQETPATNRPLTTALAEAAATAGDAPSVHNTQPWRWRVLPDTLELRVVRDRQLAATDPEGRLLALSCGAALHHARVALAAEGWRTVVERMPEPAEPDLVARLTEPTHIGADPGAMHLVQCMRVRHTDRRPVSEEPVPTAAIDEITKAVVEEGAQLQLLDHDQVLELAAAASHAAAVAAEDPQLSEELAYWTSRSGAAGLPPAVLPESAPQTTVPARDFGRPGTLPVGPGHDRAAGYAMLYGDEDEPIDWVRAGEALSAGWLTATRLGVSVVPLSGVVEVPGTRQTLRGLLAGMGHPYLVLRLGIADPAHAGPPHTPRLDVAQVVDTSAVHGA